The region GGTtctgaaaatttgaattgacGACATACCaaataatctctgagcaattaTGCTTTGATAATtcgaaattttaaaaagaatatgcGGGATCATTAGCGCCTTTGCCAGCCAAGAATTTATcggtttttgatggctaataactggctcattgtcaaagctaaaaggctttaAAATTGGACATGGAGATTTAGTCCTAagtaagtttaacaagttcttttaactTGTGAAGTCAAATGATGACATCTgtcaccctgcaagcagagcatttcttttgcttgctcgattttggcgttctcgagaaaggctctgcatgaatcgagtaagatctacttttctcctcctcggtaaagaaaaagacaaaaggaggctctgctcgcagggtggacATCTGTGAGCAACGCGTATTTtaatgaatgcaaacaatgacgtcagctaCAACCTCTGTATTTATGTGTCAGTTGTGTTTTGCCTTTTGGTAGCAGAGTTGGTGAGCAAAGAACGATTTTCCTTTGACAGTCAGGAGTTTTGGCTTAAAAAAGTTAAGGCCGGCCTCTTATTCTCCCACTGATGCACACGTAATTGAAATGCGGtcagggtaaaatgcagactgaggttataacgtaactgttgaaaaatgGATGAAAaggcccaaaccccttagaaatgctaaccttaggcctaattaggcctaaaacaatatttaggcttaattgttatcatttctaatgggtttgggcttttacAACAGATAAAtgataacctcagtctgcattttacccccggtatgcagtctgcgttttacactgaccgattgaaatgttttcaaaaaattggCAAAGTCGAAAGTAAAGTCTTTAAAAACTGGAATTTTAATCGTCGCGACAAAATCAAATCCGCTTGTTGTTTTCAGGACAAAAACAGGTTATCGGAAGTTCGGAACAACACCGACATGAAACACGCCATAAATGAGGTCACCTTCAGAcaaattgttttgtttataaATCAGTTAAGGTAAGGAAAATGGTGTGATAAAATTCGAAAAGACACTGACAGTTGGAAAGGAATTCTGGAAAATgagcatttttcttttaaaaatcaaCCTAGATATACGGACCTGTCTCCGCTCCTAACCGACCACTAAACCACTTGAGCATGGGCATCtccattgcttttgttttccagTAAGTTTTTCcgacaaattttaaatttcttttcgtACAGAGACTTAGTATGTTACCGTAATTAAATTTTAACCCAGTGGAAAATCGCCATGTACTGACTCAGTTATAATCGTCGAGCCTTAAGACTCTACATTCATGTCATCACGGTTTCTGCAGGTGGGCTGGAACGAGCAAAGAAAAGACTGACAAACACGACCTTTACACCAAAAAGAAAGACTAATTAAGATGCTTTACTTTTATATGAAAGGCCCACAAAAATATAAACGTGATTTTAAAAGTAGATAGTTTGCCTCTGGATTCCATTTTGCGCCTAAGCTGATTAAATACCCAGACCGAATTGTGCATCatattcgaatttatggaattCATGAACAACTTCATTCTGTTCCTTAATTAAAAATACAACACAGGTTacacaaaggaaatttaaaaagagaaaaagtgcATTGGCTTTCTAAGATAATtagaaagtttgaaaaatgactTAATTCTGGCTTTAATGTACTGCTTTTAATGGGGAATTCCATCATATTTATAAGGAAACTGCAAATCccttcttctttcttcattcTTGGCCTTCCTGAATTTATAGTCCGAGCGCTTAGAGTTAAAATCTTAGACTTGGAAGTAATGGTACAGTTTTTATTGTACAACTTCAGTGTTCATTCCTTGCGAAATTTGCGTCCCTCGCTTCCAGACGTTTCTTCCGAAATACTCACATTTTGACAATTCTGCAGGCACAGAGCCTTCCTGAACATAACCTTGTATTCTCGCCTGAAATGTCTGTTCATGACACCGTATATGAGTGGGTTAATGGTACTACTCAAATATGCCAAGCACGAATACATTAGGTATACCTGTCGAGGTAGAGTGTGTTGGCCTCTCGCAGCGTCGATGTAGTCAACTATACCTATGGGGAGCCAGCAACACGCAAAACCAGCCATAACCATTGCCAGGGTCTTAGTTACTTTTGCTTCTTCGATGTTTGCCCTGAGTCTTCGGGGACTTTTGTCTGGCGAGAAATTTCGATTCGTCTGCCAGACGGTGTAAAAGACGATGGTGTAACAAGTCGTGATGAGAAGCAGGGGTGTGGCTACATAAAAGCATTCAATGAAAGCCGTGTAAGCGATGTGAGTTTCAAAGGTATAGAGACACATCGCCTTGCCCGGTTGGAATTCAAATCCACCGCTCTTAAAGAAAAATGGAGGAACGGATCCGATAAAAGCTGCGCTCCATAGCGCAGCGATGTAGAAGAAAGTTTTGCGAGCGTTGAAGATCATCAAGTACTTGTGAGGTTTCACTATGCAGAAATATCGACTCACCGCTATTATCCCCATGGTGAGAAGAGACGCCAAGCCACAAGTGAAAGCGGCGAAACCATGAAATCGGCAAAAGTTGTCCCCAAAAATCCATCTCCCTCGGATTAATGTTGCAACAGTGAACGGCGTACAACAGGTGGACATTAAGATGTCACTCACAGCCAGTGCAACAATGAACATGTTAGCCAGCGTGCGAAGGCTTTGTTTTCTATACACTGCGTAACAGACGGAAAGATTTCCAAAAATAGCCGCCACATTTATGACAGCAAACAGGAAAGATTCAAACAAAGCTAGATTTCGACTTCTAAGTGACAGTTCGGCAGAAAGTGAAATCTCCATAATGACTGTTTCACCACCAAGGTGAGCTTACAAAAGCAAAAGATGAACCGAGAGATCGTGTGTTAATAATTGGGCGGACGTGCTTAGCCCATGGAGATTATAATTAAGTGCTGCAAACTGTAATATTAATCTCAAGCATGTAGCTTGTTTGTCCCAAATTATGCAGCTGTGTATTACTTAGGTGTCTCGCCGATCTTAATCTCTAGAAAGCGCCTTCTGATTAATTATGTACGCGGTTTTTCATCTAAACTTGACCCTTCATGAAAAGTCAAAAACTTTTTAAGTATCAATAGTCAACGCTATCAGGGAAAGAAATCTTAAGAAACTTAACCCAAAGGCAGGAAAATTACTTAGTGTTAATTGGGGTCATTCGGCCGTCTCCGCTATTTTCGCCGCCAAGCAATATCCTATCTGACATTCAATATACGAAGATGTATTTCTCTCaagcaaattaaaaacatgAGAGGCCTGTAGGTACAAATTGTGTGGCATTAAAACCTGGGGTTTGAGGGGCAATGCCTAATAATTCTATAGTATAgaagaaaaaaacccaaaataaCGTATCACGTACAGCGGTGTTAACAAAGAAGACCAGTATTTGGCTTTTCCAAAGAATTGCGGAGTTGAATTCACAGCTGAAGCCGCGACAGAACCAATTTAGTTGTCAAAGCGGTATTTGAATTAAAAGCATCCCGACATGGAAGACGACAGAGTAACGTCGCCTTTATATATCTAATTAAACAAAAGAGCGTCTTGTCAccccaaatttaaaaaaatacaccCCGAAAAAGCCACCCGCAGAAAATTCAGTTGTCGGACAAAAACGTAGACAAAGTGGTCAGCGCAGCTAAGACTAAAATTGGAAATTAAAACCAGTGGAGCCtgcttataattattatttccctTCTATCGCATCAATGGGGGCTGAATTCACAATGAgtttgtaaaaaaatgaaattagtGAATATAGAAAAATTCGTAACAAGTGACGTGACAGGTATAATATTGGGCTCATAAAGCCTCTTCCTTCCCTAACAAAGGAAAACTGTATTTTGTGTAAATTCTCACAGTGAAACAGCAAATCCCTGTATAAAAAAATCGCGAAGTGGAAAGCAGGTACTCAAGTGTGGCTGTCCCCTGCAAATCAACGAAGTATATccaaatgttttttattctctCTTCTAACTTAAAAGCTGCTTGGAGTGGTTTTATTCGTAACTGggcctttttaaaaaaataaagggCTGGAATAGTTACGTGAGAGGACAGCTAATTGATGTTTTGCCTGTGTCGCCCCTCCCTAGTATCGCGACCCTAATACCGCAAGCATAAGCCAAAAAGCAAATATTGCTATTAGCTGATAAGTCAAGTTGATCCATTAGGGTTAATGAATTATCATGATG is a window of Montipora foliosa isolate CH-2021 chromosome 5, ASM3666993v2, whole genome shotgun sequence DNA encoding:
- the LOC138003210 gene encoding melatonin receptor type 1B-like — protein: MEISLSAELSLRSRNLALFESFLFAVINVAAIFGNLSVCYAVYRKQSLRTLANMFIVALAVSDILMSTCCTPFTVATLIRGRWIFGDNFCRFHGFAAFTCGLASLLTMGIIAVSRYFCIVKPHKYLMIFNARKTFFYIAALWSAAFIGSVPPFFFKSGGFEFQPGKAMCLYTFETHIAYTAFIECFYVATPLLLITTCYTIVFYTVWQTNRNFSPDKSPRRLRANIEEAKVTKTLAMVMAGFACCWLPIGIVDYIDAARGQHTLPRQVYLMYSCLAYLSSTINPLIYGVMNRHFRREYKVMFRKALCLQNCQNVSISEETSGSEGRKFRKE